One Phyllostomus discolor isolate MPI-MPIP mPhyDis1 chromosome 10, mPhyDis1.pri.v3, whole genome shotgun sequence genomic window carries:
- the ASNS gene encoding asparagine synthetase [glutamine-hydrolyzing]: protein MCGIWALFGSDDCLSVQCLSAMKIAHRGPDAFRFENVNGYTNCCFGFHRLAVVDQLFGMQPIRVKKFPYLWLCYNGEIYNHQKLQHHFEFEYQTKVDGEILLHLYAKGGIEQTVCMLDGVFAFILLDTANKKVFLGRDTYGVRPLFKAMTEDGFLAVCSEAKGLVNLKHSTTPFLKVEPFLPGHYEVLDLKPNGKVASVEMVKYHHCRDEPLHAVHDSVEKLFPGFEIETVKSNLRILFNNAIKKRLMTDRRIGCLLSGGLDSSLVAATLAKQLKEAQVQYPFQTFAIGMEDSPDLVAARKVANHIGSEHHEVLFNSEEGIQALDEVIFSLETYDITTVRASVGMYLVSKYIRKNTDSVVIFSGEGSDELTQGYIYFHKAPSPEEAEEESERLLKELYLFDVLRADRTTAAHGLELRVPFLDHRFCSYYLSLPADMRIPKNGVEKHLLRETFEDSNLIPKEILWRPKEAFSDGITSVKNSWFRILQDYIDHQVDDAMMAAAAQRFPFNTPKTKEGYYYRQIFERHYPGRADWLTHYWMPRWINASDPSARTLTHYKSAAKV from the exons ATGTGTGGCATCTGGGCCCTCTTTGGCAGCGATGACTGCCTCTCTGTTCAGTGTCTGAGTGCCATGAAGATTGCACACAGGGGTCCTGATGCATTTCGCTTTGAGAATGTCAATGGGTATACCAACTGCTGCTTTGGATTTCACCGGTTGGCAGTGGTTGACCAGTTGTTTGGGATGCAACCAATTCGTGTGAAGAAATTTCCTTATTTGTGGCTATGTTACAATGGAGAAATCTACAACCACCAGaag CTGCAACACCATTTTGAATTTGAGTATCAGACCAAAGTGGATGGTGAGATACTCCTTCATCTTTATGCAAAAGGAGGAATTGAGCAAACAGTTTGCATGTTGGATGGGGTATTTGCGTTTATTTTACTGGATACGGCCAATAAGAAAGTGTTCCTGGGCAGAGATACCTATGGAGTCAGACCTCTGTTTAAAGCTATGACAGAAGACGGATTTTTGGCTGTGTGTTCAGAAGCTAAAG GTCTTGTTAACTTGAAGCACTCCAcaactccttttttaaaagtggagCCGTTTCTCCCGGGGCACTACGAAGTACTGGATTTAAAGCCAAATGGCAAGGTCGCGTCAGTGGAAATGGTTAAGTACCATCACTGCAGAGACGAGCCCCTGCACGCCGTCCACGACAGTGTGGAGAAGCTGTTCCCAG GTTTTGAGATAGAAACTGTGAAGAGCAACCTCCGGATACTTTTTAACAACGCCATTAAGAAACGTTTGATGACAGACCGGAGGATTGGCTGTCTTTTATCGG GGGGCTTGGATTCCAGTTTGGTTGCTGCCACCCTGGCAAAGCAGCTAAAAGAGGCTCAAGTCCAGTACCCTTTCCAGACATTTGCGATTGGCATGGAAGACAGTCCCGATTTAGTAGCTGCCAGAAAG GTGGCAAATCACATTGGGAGTGAGCACCATGAAGTCCTCTTTAACTCCGAGGAAGGGATCCAGGCCCTGGACGAGGTCATATTCTCCCTGGAAACTTACGACATCACGACAGTTCGTGCTTCAGTGG gtaTGTACTTAGTTTCCAAGTACATTCGGAAGAACACAGACAGTGTGGTGATCTTCTCTGGAGAAGGTTCAGATGAACTTACTCAGGGTTACATATATTTTCACAAG GCTCCTTCCCCTGAAGAAGCCGAGGAGGAGAGTGAGAGGCTCCTGAAGGAACTCTATTTGTTTGATGTTCTCCGTGCAGATCGAACTACCGCTGCCCATGG CCTTGAATTGAGAGTCCCATTCCTGGATCATCGATTTTGCTCCTATTACCTATCTCTGCCAGCAGACATGAGAATTCCTAAG AATGGGGTAGAAAAACACCTGCTGAGAGAGACATTTGAGGACTCCAACCTGATACCTAAGGAGATTCTCTGGCGACCAAAAGAAGCCTTCAGTGATGGCATAACCTCAGTGAAGAATTCCTGGTTTAGGATTTTACAGGACTATATTGATCATCAg GTTGATGATGCAATGATGGCAGCTGCAGCCCAGAGGTTTCCCTTCAACACTCCGAAAACTAAAGAAGGCTATTACTACCGTCAGATCTTTGAACGCCACTACCCAGGCCGGGCTGACTGGCTGACCCATTACTGGATGCCCAGGTGGATTAATGCCAGCGACCCTTCTGCACGCACTCTGACCCATTATAAGTCAGCCGCCAAAGTTTAG